A stretch of DNA from Ctenopharyngodon idella isolate HZGC_01 chromosome 6, HZGC01, whole genome shotgun sequence:
CTGATTTGTAATGGAGGTTACATACAAGCGTGGatgttaatgcttttatttctgtttaaaacttggatattaaagggttagttcaccccaaaatgaagtttctgtcattaagtactcaccctcgtgtcgtcccaaacccgtcagatatttgttcatcttctgaacacaaattaagatatttttgatgaaatccgaggatttctgaaccacacataggaaGCAACATCATTACaccttttaaggtccagaaaggtagtaaaaacattgttaaaatagtcagcgtgactacagtggttcaaccttaatggtatgaagcaatgagaatacattttgtgtgcaaaaacaaaacaaaaataacaactttatttaacaatttgaactgttgtcatacacaGTTGACATAGTGAACgcagtgaactaaccctttaatcatgaCTGCCCTTTTTGTACTCTTCGtgagacagttttttttttactgttttatggACTCTTGTCGTCTTTTTCCACTGTTCTCTAGGTTGGAAGATCTTTTTAGATTGTTAGGTGTAGTTTTTTCCAAACAGTTGTTTATTTTaggtaaaaaaaagtttcccaAAAAAAGAGGGAGCAGTTTCAgctctttaatttaatttttggaagAGCAAAGATGAGTAGACGAAATAAGGTGGAAGTATCtacagatgatgatgatgctgtttttgtatttgtcaAAATGTTGAAAGCTCGTTTAAAAATCATTACAGTTTGATGAATGATCTGGAAAATTTGTCCAATATATGGCGTTATAAAGATGTGCTCTGCTCTGTTGTGGAGAATCGTTTAATTTTCAAGAGTCTGTTGATTTAATGTGGTTTTTATTTGATTGATTGTTGTTTtgtataattgttttaataacgTATTTGTAAAATctcaaaatctctctctctgcatcttTCTctcatacagacacacacacacacacacacacactgttgaGTTTCTATGTTTTATGGgaactttccatagacataatgatttttatactgcactaaccctaaacctacccatcaaagaaaactttctgcatttttacattttcaaaaaccacaatttaatatgattttataagctgttttcctcatgaggACCAAAAACATACCtgaaccacaaacacacacacaagtactattttatatatatatatatatatatatatatatatagttacaatttaaaataacttctcactctctctctctctctatatatgctgcatttatttgataaaaaatacagtgaaacagaaatattatgaaatattattttaaacttttctatttatatatttttatatatacagttaataaatgaatataacaaatatattttcattgatGGCTATGTACATGTCATCCACATTGAttatctttttttccctttgcaGGACTCCAGATTCTTTTTCTCAGCTATATAATCTTATTTCTCAAGGCTTTCAGTCTTTTACCTCAGTGGATTGTTCTACAGAAAGGACTTGCAGCTTTCTGGATTGTGATTGGCTAGACGAAGCAAAACATTGAATCATGGGTAATATTTTTGGCAATCTGCTGAAGAGTCTAATAGGGAAGAAAGAGATGAGAATTCTGATGGTTGGATTAGATGCTGCTGGTAAAACCACTATCCTTTACAAACTGAAGCTGGGAGAGATTGTGACCACCATCCCAACCATTGGTAAAATCATTctcttactttattttattattttgtagaCTTTGTTACAATACTGTTTAAACAGGTATCTGTACATCCTCAGACAGAATTCAAGGTCATTTCAAACACATAgacagtatatataaaattgtatatgTTAATGTATTTCATCATATAATAAGTATACTTTTTATGAACCAGGGTGGAAGAACATTTCTAGAACATTTTCTAGAATGCTTTGCTTGTGTTGAATTCTACTGTTGAAACTACAAATTAGtaaatttctctttttgtgGACATGAGgccaattaaataaaaaaaatcttgtgaaATGAAAAGAAGATTCTTTAGTTCTGAATTTTGTCTAAACCTGTTGCACTGTAGCTGGTGGCTTCCATATAgctgaatattttttgttgcTTCTATAGAGTGCATTAGTGCCTGCCCACTTTTAAAGTAGCGTTGGTTCCGGACGtatttttccattaatttctccaatagggatttaaaaaaagtcttcgTTAAAGTGTTAAAGCAATGAACCAAACTAACCATGTTTGATGtgtgatgtttgtgtttgtgttaggCTTTAATGTGGAGACAGTGGAGTACAAGAACATCAGCTTCACTGTGTGGGATGTGGGTGGTCAGGATAAAATCAGACCACTCTGGAGACACTACTTTCAAAATACACAGGGTGAGTTACACATACACTCAACTTCTCCCACTTAAACACAGGTTGTATTGAGTTGTCTGTGTAAATGATTGCAATTTGGTGCTCCTGTGCAGAGCCACCTTGTAAACATCAGTGAAGCAGGGTTATTATacttaactaaaactaaacccataaaaaaaacaaaaaaacaatgttactTGAAATGATATAAACATTAAccacaataaaatgtaaaaaactaaACTTACATTTCatctagttgccaaggcaacatttttcattttcatttagtttaactaaataaattaaataaatttaaataaaaacaaattcaaaataattcaaaaatattagtaaaaactataataggaTCTCAATGATATTAAATAACACTGGTTAACAATAGCTCAGAAGTAATATCAatgtatgttttcttttaaagtaaaacattgCACAGTTGGATACAATCTGTGTATGCTTTTGTGTTGTGTTAATGTTTGTTGCTTGTTGAATAATAATAAGTCTGTATTCTTTATCTCCGCTGTTTTTTCTTACCTTAGGTCTTATCTTCGTGGTTGACAGCAACGATCGGGAGAGAGTGAACGAAGCGCGGGAGGAGTTAATGCGGATGCTCGCAGAAGACGAACTGCGTGATGCTGTTCTTCTTGTCTTTGCAAACAAACAGGTACTGCACCTCTCCTTCATGTGACACATTCTTGACATATTTACAGCTGGAAtttttaaaggggctatatatagaattcagaaactcgttattagcgacactggtggccattaagtgaactgcagccagcaacttattgCTCGTGCTCGCACTCGTACACACATAACGCACAAGAAACTGAACGTGTCTCAAGGCCCCAGTATACTCATGGCGGagctctttttctttctttgcttCGAAGTAAAAAGAAGTTATACCTTTGTAGCGATATACTTTTAACGAACATTCCGATGTCGTTCAGGCTGCTGAAGGGCGACGTTtagataaatatgtaaatatgtgctgcatgctttcctctcaaatacacaataaacacacaacaaaaatgacagcggtgagaaaacagcagttaaggaagcatctgatcatagcgatgtggatatgtttgcacaagctcaccagcatcatgtcgacagatgagttaattaaaattacactgttattaTGATAGTTtgaatataaagtatatttgagactatatagatctggctatgtgagactatagtttgaattaatccatttattttgcgtgacacattgacattacagtacagaatagctctttcggcattatcctgaacataaacatttgtttcatgtgtcattGAATGGAAGCGCGCGTAAACATCACATCCTTTCGATTTtcccttcacataaaaatcagtctacaggctttcatagacaatcTAGGAAGTCAGGAAAGGTCTcgatttttaaagttttgtttcaCACAAGCTGTTCaaacattggcaataaaaaaatggtaatggaaattcttacatatagccccctTAAATTGTGGCAATAACCATTAACCTATCTTTTTTGAAATGGCATACATAAAGCATCTCTACATCCTGACAGATATCACAAAAtagatgttttgaaaaataattaaatattttggtatttacactaccattcaaaagtttgggatcattgatagcaaggatgtattaaactGATCAGAAGTGACGGTAAAGACTTTTAGATTGtaacaaattttatttaaaataaaagctgttcttttcaactttctgttcatcaaagaatcctgaaaaaatgtttcacggtttccacaaaaatattaagcagcacaattgttttcaacattgataataatagaaatgtttcttgagcagcaaatcagcatatattagaatgatttctgaaggatcatgtgacactgaagactggagtaacaatgctgaaaattcagctttgcatcacaggaataaattacattttcaaatatattcgaatagaaaacagttattttaaagtgagataatatttcacaatattactgtttattaaaaaatcttaccatccccaaactttttgaacagtagtatatatgtttaaatttcttttaatcATAATTTATTGTCTGTAAACCTGCTGCTAAATTGTGTACTTATTtcagaataaaaatgtatgattctATTTACTCCTCATCTTATTTATCCTGACTGTTTTGACTACAGGATCTGCCAAATGCTATGAATGCAGCTGAGATCACAGATAAACTCGGCCTCCACTCACTCCGCCACCGCAACTGGTATATACAAGCGACCTGTGCGACCAGCGGCGACGGTCTGTACGAAGGGCTCGACTGGCTTGCCAATCAGCTCAAGAATAAGAAGTGAGAGGCGGGATTTTCATTA
This window harbors:
- the arf3b gene encoding ADP-ribosylation factor 3b, translated to MGNIFGNLLKSLIGKKEMRILMVGLDAAGKTTILYKLKLGEIVTTIPTIGFNVETVEYKNISFTVWDVGGQDKIRPLWRHYFQNTQGLIFVVDSNDRERVNEAREELMRMLAEDELRDAVLLVFANKQDLPNAMNAAEITDKLGLHSLRHRNWYIQATCATSGDGLYEGLDWLANQLKNKK